From a single Haladaptatus sp. R4 genomic region:
- a CDS encoding ABC transporter permease, with protein sequence MSSWRDQAEKGLTRLTETSAVERILISLAALVMSIIVGGFVILISGWVATCSEPFLAQQVLITIPGTGGWGVQFPIPGSFCYNPIQVYKYLFVGSFANPQTSTLFPPDFVLDKFSLAVTLRQTSVLLLAGLAAAIAFRAGMFNIGTQGQLVLGGLGSALSVLWVAPHVPGGLVGSIILIPLGLLSGAVVGGIYGAIPGAMKAYADANEVITTIMLNFIATGIAFVLVSEYFKNPASQTVETRPMPSAAVLSPIVFPSQASFSILVLIGALALSGGAYLLLHRTAFGYDLRTSGVQPEAAEYGGVDAKRTMVSSMALSGAVAGIAGTVYVLMILGRWQQGVPSYGFDGITVTILAGNNPLGIPLAALLFGMLKSGSLAIDFGLGVPKQLVGVLRGLIILFVAMPEFFRMIGKRVTTPSSSGAVAADGGTSRRR encoded by the coding sequence GTGAGTTCGTGGCGGGACCAAGCGGAAAAGGGCCTCACTCGACTCACGGAAACGTCGGCGGTCGAACGGATTCTCATCAGCCTCGCCGCGCTCGTCATGTCGATCATCGTCGGCGGGTTCGTCATCCTCATCTCGGGATGGGTCGCGACCTGTTCCGAGCCGTTTCTCGCACAGCAAGTCCTCATCACGATTCCGGGAACGGGCGGCTGGGGGGTCCAGTTCCCGATTCCGGGATCGTTCTGTTACAACCCGATCCAGGTGTACAAGTATCTCTTCGTGGGATCGTTCGCCAACCCGCAGACGTCCACCCTGTTCCCGCCGGACTTCGTCCTCGACAAGTTCAGCCTCGCGGTAACGCTGCGCCAGACGAGCGTCCTCCTGCTCGCCGGACTGGCCGCCGCCATCGCGTTCCGGGCGGGAATGTTCAACATCGGAACGCAAGGACAACTCGTCCTCGGTGGACTCGGCTCCGCGCTGTCGGTGCTGTGGGTCGCCCCACATGTCCCCGGCGGACTCGTGGGAAGCATCATCCTCATCCCGCTCGGGTTGCTATCCGGAGCGGTCGTCGGTGGTATCTACGGTGCGATACCAGGAGCGATGAAGGCGTACGCGGATGCGAACGAGGTCATCACGACCATCATGCTCAACTTCATCGCCACGGGTATCGCGTTCGTCCTCGTCTCGGAGTACTTCAAGAATCCGGCGAGTCAGACCGTCGAAACGCGTCCGATGCCGTCGGCGGCGGTGCTGTCACCCATCGTCTTCCCGAGTCAGGCGTCGTTCTCCATCCTCGTCCTCATCGGCGCGCTCGCCCTCTCGGGAGGGGCCTACCTGCTCCTCCACCGGACGGCGTTCGGGTACGACCTCAGGACGAGCGGCGTTCAGCCGGAAGCCGCGGAGTACGGCGGCGTGGACGCGAAGCGAACGATGGTATCGAGCATGGCCCTCTCCGGTGCCGTCGCCGGAATCGCGGGGACGGTGTACGTCCTGATGATTCTGGGCCGGTGGCAACAGGGCGTTCCGTCCTACGGTTTCGACGGTATCACGGTGACGATCCTGGCGGGTAACAACCCGCTCGGTATCCCGCTGGCTGCGCTCCTGTTCGGCATGCTGAAAAGCGGGAGCCTCGCCATCGACTTCGGACTCGGCGTTCCGAAACAACTCGTCGGCGTCCTGCGCGGTCTCATCATCCTGTTCGTCGCCATGCCGGAGTTCTTCCGGATGATCGGCAAACGGGTGACGACCCCGAGTTCGTCGGGTGCCGTCGCCGCGGATGGCGGTACGAGTCGACGGAGGTGA
- a CDS encoding ABC transporter permease — MNRRVRLTIWSVVIAAIIGVVGFLFPNSVVGKIVGTINGSYASAALRATVPIGFAALGGIFAEKSGVINIGLEGHLIISAFTGVAVANALAGPAGATQTTLWLGFFAAVIASGLLALLFAVVCIEFKADQIIAGLAVWLIALGLAPFASKILWGGINSPSVGTITNWRIPLLAKIPVIGPVLFNANPTVYMLLIAVPLTWGVLNKTAFGQWVKASGENPMALDTVGINVHRVRYASVLISGLLAGIGGAGLSLGQAGLFNGSGTTMVNGRGWIGITAYLFGNYNPFGAFGASFLFASLDALQLRLQQVGFNVPRELIGIIPYVTVIIVLVFVGHTRTPDAAGEPYESGEE, encoded by the coding sequence ATGAATAGACGCGTTCGGCTAACCATCTGGTCCGTCGTCATCGCGGCGATCATCGGCGTCGTCGGGTTCCTGTTCCCGAACAGCGTCGTCGGCAAGATCGTCGGCACGATCAACGGGAGCTACGCGAGTGCGGCACTCCGCGCGACGGTACCGATCGGATTCGCCGCACTCGGCGGCATCTTCGCCGAGAAGAGCGGCGTCATCAACATCGGACTCGAAGGCCACCTCATCATCTCGGCGTTCACCGGTGTCGCGGTCGCCAACGCGCTCGCCGGACCGGCAGGCGCGACACAGACGACCCTCTGGCTCGGCTTCTTCGCCGCAGTCATCGCGAGCGGACTGCTCGCGCTCCTGTTCGCCGTCGTCTGCATCGAGTTCAAGGCCGATCAAATCATCGCCGGACTCGCGGTGTGGCTCATCGCGCTCGGTCTCGCACCGTTCGCGAGCAAGATCCTGTGGGGCGGAATCAACAGTCCGAGCGTCGGGACGATAACGAACTGGCGGATTCCGCTTCTCGCGAAGATCCCGGTCATCGGTCCGGTGCTCTTCAACGCGAACCCGACGGTGTACATGCTCCTCATCGCCGTTCCGCTGACGTGGGGAGTCCTGAACAAGACGGCGTTCGGTCAGTGGGTGAAAGCCAGCGGGGAGAACCCGATGGCGCTCGATACGGTCGGGATTAACGTCCACCGCGTGCGATACGCGAGCGTCCTCATCTCGGGGCTCCTCGCCGGAATCGGTGGTGCGGGGCTCTCGCTCGGGCAGGCGGGGCTGTTCAACGGCAGCGGCACCACGATGGTCAACGGCCGTGGCTGGATCGGCATCACCGCCTATTTGTTCGGGAACTACAACCCGTTCGGCGCGTTCGGCGCGTCGTTCCTCTTCGCCAGCCTCGACGCGCTTCAGTTGCGACTCCAGCAGGTCGGGTTCAACGTGCCACGCGAACTCATCGGAATCATCCCGTACGTGACGGTCATCATCGTGTTGGTGTTCGTCGGGCACACGCGAACCCCGGACGCCGCAGGCGAACCCTACGAGTCCGGCGAGGAATAG
- the cdd gene encoding cytidine deaminase, with protein sequence MDELVEQAREIQDRAHVPYSEYPVGAALRTADGTVYVGCNIENANFSNSLHAEEVAFAEAIKSGHREFDRLAVSSARRDGVTPCGMCRQTLSEFCDDDLVVVCDHGDDVREYTLGELLPDTITEEMLD encoded by the coding sequence ATGGACGAACTCGTCGAGCAGGCACGCGAGATTCAGGACCGTGCACACGTCCCGTACTCGGAGTACCCGGTCGGGGCGGCGCTCAGAACCGCGGACGGAACCGTCTACGTCGGCTGTAACATCGAGAACGCGAACTTCAGCAACTCGCTCCACGCCGAGGAAGTCGCGTTCGCCGAGGCGATAAAGTCGGGACACCGGGAGTTCGACCGTCTCGCGGTTAGTTCCGCGCGGCGTGACGGCGTGACCCCCTGTGGAATGTGCAGGCAGACGCTTTCGGAGTTCTGCGACGACGACCTCGTCGTCGTCTGCGACCACGGCGACGACGTTCGGGAGTACACGCTCGGTGAGTTGCTGCCGGATACGATCACCGAGGAGATGCTGGACTGA
- a CDS encoding nucleoside phosphorylase gives MDDSEDPNAEVQYHIEVGEDDVANAVLLPGNPERVEKITQFWDSADEKAFHREYRTVTGTYDDAPISVTSTGIGSPSAAIAVEELARIGADTFIRVGSCGAIQPEMNVGDLVITTGGVRQEGTSDEYVREDYPAVADYEVVAALVAAAERLDYDYHTGITMSADSFYAGQGRPGFEGFLAEGGDELVSHLRDANVKNIEMEASAILTIANVYGLRAGAICSVYANRETGEFRTEGEHRAAETASLAVKLLARMDEVKAEAGVDRWHPGLSLD, from the coding sequence ATGGATGATAGCGAAGACCCGAACGCGGAGGTACAGTACCACATCGAAGTCGGCGAGGACGACGTTGCGAACGCGGTTCTCCTGCCCGGTAACCCGGAACGAGTCGAAAAGATAACCCAGTTCTGGGACTCGGCGGACGAGAAGGCGTTCCACCGCGAGTACCGAACCGTGACGGGAACGTACGACGACGCGCCCATCAGCGTCACTTCGACCGGCATCGGCAGTCCGTCGGCCGCGATTGCGGTCGAGGAACTGGCGCGAATCGGTGCGGACACGTTCATCCGCGTCGGGTCCTGCGGAGCGATCCAACCCGAGATGAACGTCGGCGACCTCGTCATCACGACCGGCGGGGTTCGACAGGAAGGGACGAGCGACGAGTACGTTCGGGAGGATTATCCGGCGGTCGCGGATTACGAAGTCGTCGCGGCGCTGGTCGCCGCGGCGGAACGACTGGATTATGACTATCACACCGGCATCACGATGAGCGCCGACAGTTTCTACGCGGGGCAGGGTCGTCCCGGGTTCGAGGGCTTCCTCGCGGAGGGAGGCGACGAACTCGTGTCCCATCTGCGGGACGCGAACGTGAAGAACATCGAAATGGAAGCGAGCGCGATTCTGACGATTGCGAACGTCTACGGTCTCCGAGCGGGAGCGATTTGTTCGGTGTACGCGAACCGCGAGACCGGCGAGTTCAGAACCGAAGGCGAACATCGGGCCGCCGAAACGGCCAGCCTCGCGGTGAAGCTACTCGCACGGATGGACGAGGTGAAAGCGGAGGCGGGCGTGGACCGTTGGCACCCGGGTCTCTCGCTCGACTAG